The Streptococcus sanguinis genome contains the following window.
TAGTCTCTGCCTCCGACAAAGCCAATTACAGCACCGGTTTTATTATCCAAGAGGACATTTCCCACTTCAACTTCACCAGTTCCGTCATCCAAGACGCCGCCATAGTTGGCTACTGCATTTTGCATAGCGGTATGGATGTTCTTGTTAATCGTGGTGGTGACAGTATAGCCGCCATCGCTTAGTTCTTTAGCAGCTAATTCCTTGTAGGCCTTGACAGTATCGTTGTTTTTCAGCTCTTGCTGGGAAACATTGTCCCGCTGGATCAAGTACTCATACATAGTCTGCTGGGCTTCTTCGATAGCTGTGTAATAAAGGTAGCCATGCGAAGATTTTTCCGAGCTTTCAGAAGGCTTGAAATCCTTGGTCAAGTCGTAGTCCTTGTACTCCTTGTACTCTTTCTCGCTTAGATGGCCAGTCCTATACATATTATAGAGCACATCCTTGGCACGTTCCAAGCCCAGAGCCATATCCCCTTCACTCTTGAGACTGCCATCCGCTGCATAAGGCGAATAAACAATCGGACTCTGTGGCAAGCCGGCAATAAAAGCAGACTGGGGCACTGTCAAATCCTTGGCAGAGACACCAAAAATCCCTTGAGCAGCCTCTTCCACACCAGCGATATTCTGCCCCTTATTGTTACGCCCGAAAGGCGAAACGTTCAAATAGGTCGTCAGAATATCATCCTTGGACATGTAGCGCTCCAAAGCCAGCGCATCGACAATCTCGGTCGCTTTCCGCTTGAAGGTTGGCGCATCGCCCACTACCTGCTGCTTGATTAACTGCTGGGTAATGGTTGACCCCCCGCTGGACGAGCCAACTCCGACAACAGATCCGAGCGTAGCCCGAAGCACAGCCTTGGGCACCACTCCATTGTGGGTCTCAAAATTCTCATCCTCTGTAGCGATAACGGCTTTTTTAACATTTTCAGAGATGGCGTCACTCTTAACTGGGATGCGGAGCAAATCATTGTCCACTTCTGCAATCAAGCTACCATCGGCATAGGTAAGCTTAGAAATACCAGAGATATTATTCACTTGCTTGACTAGCTCTTCCTGCTCGGGCACTTCCACCTTACTGAAAAGACTAGCTGCATAGCCTATCCCAATCCCGGCACCGATTACGGCACCGAAGAAGATAAACACAAAAGCCATATTCATCAGAAGTTTAAAAGTCCGCAAGAAAACAGCAAAAACATCACCGATAGACCAGCCATTCTTGCTGCCAACGGTTTTCTTACCCCATTCTGGAAGATGTATTTTTTTGATAAACTGCTGGGCTTTTCCCCAGAACTCTTTTAATTTTTCTATTAATTGTTCCAAGTTTGATTCTCCTTTTTGTCCTCCCATTATACCAAATATCTATGATTTATTTCAAGGAATCATTGCTATTTAAAAGCTTTATGATACAATAGAGTAACATAAATTTAAAATATAGATAAGCCAATTTCTTGGCTTTTAGAATAGGAGAGACATGATGCACATTTTTGATGAGCTAAAAGAACGTGGCTTGGTATTCCAAACCACTGATGAAGCAGCTTTACGCAAGGCCTTAGAAGAAGGACAAGTCTCTTATTATACCGGATACGACCCAACCGCTGACAGCCTGCACTTAGGCCACTTGGTAGCCATTCTGACAAGCCGCCGCCTGCAACTAGCTGGCCATAAACCCTACGCTCTGGTCGGAGGAGCGACTGGATTGATTGGCGATCCATCTTTTAAGGATGTAGAGCGCAGTCTCCAAACCAAGGAAACCGTGGAAGGCTGGGTGAAATCTATCCAAAATCAGCTTTCTCGTTTTCTGGACTTTGAAAAGGGCGATAATAAGGCTGAAATGGTCAACAATTATGATTGGTTTAGCAGCATCAGCTTTATCGACTTCCTGCGTGACGTCGGCAAATACTTCACTGTCAACTACATGATGAGTAAAGATTCCGTCAAGAGCCGGATTGAGACAGGGATTTCCTATACAGAATTCGCCTACCAGATCATGCAAGGATATGACTTCTACGTCCTCAATCAAAACCACGGCGTAACCCTGCAAATCGGTGGTTCCGACCAGTGGGGCAATATGACAGCTGGTACAGAGCTCCTGCGCCGCAAGGCCGACAAGATTGGTCATGTGATGACCGTTCCGCTCATTACCGACGCTACTGGCAAAAAATTCGGCAAGTCAGAAGGTAATGCTGTCTGGCTCAATCCTGACAAGACTTCCCCTTACGAAATGTACCAATTCTGGATGAATGTCAT
Protein-coding sequences here:
- a CDS encoding tyrosine--tRNA ligase, encoding MHIFDELKERGLVFQTTDEAALRKALEEGQVSYYTGYDPTADSLHLGHLVAILTSRRLQLAGHKPYALVGGATGLIGDPSFKDVERSLQTKETVEGWVKSIQNQLSRFLDFEKGDNKAEMVNNYDWFSSISFIDFLRDVGKYFTVNYMMSKDSVKSRIETGISYTEFAYQIMQGYDFYVLNQNHGVTLQIGGSDQWGNMTAGTELLRRKADKIGHVMTVPLITDATGKKFGKSEGNAVWLNPDKTSPYEMYQFWMNVMDADAIRFLKIFTFLSLDEIEEIRQQFEAAPHERLAQKVLAREVVSLVHGQEAYQEALNITEQLFAGNVKNLSVKELKQGLRGVPNYQAQAEDNLNIVELLVTAGVVNSKRQAREDVQNGAIYLNGERIQDLDYVLSASDKLEGELTVIRRGKKKYFVLTY